The Chamaesiphon minutus PCC 6605 DNA window TTTTCGGCACAAACCACCATACTTTGATGCAGATGAATTACACCTTTTGGTCGTCCGGTACTGCCAGAGGTATACAGCCAGAATGCAGGTTCTTCGCGATCGGTTTGCACCCAATCGACGGATTCATCCTGTTGCTTCAGTAGAGAAATTAACGATCGATCGCCATCGGTTTGCACAACATGTTGCAGAAATGGCGACTCGACCGCCCCCAACCGTTCCAACCACGATCGATCTGTTACCAACACTTGAGCGCGACAGTCTTGGAGAATATACCGCACATCTTCCAACGTACAAGCTGTATTGATCGGGACTGGTACTACTCCCAACCAAATCGCCCCCCAGAAGGCAAACACAAATTCTGGCGTATCTGGTAATAAAATTGCGATCCGCCGTTCGCGATCCACGCCCAATTCGGCTAAAAATTTAGCCATCCGCCGCACCCAACTATGCACCTGAGCGTAAGTGTAAGTATCATCGCGGTAGTAAATAGCCACGCGATCTCGCCGATCTGGTGCTAAGTTGGCTTCAAGAAAATAAGCTGCCACGTTAAAGATATCGGGCAAGCTGGTAGATATAGTTTTCATCTGAAAATTTCTGGCGAGCGGGAATTATGAAGATCGAGCTGGCGAAGGTGCGACTACCATCTGACAAATTTCCGCCAATGTGAGATCTTGACGCGTTCCTAGCTTGAGATCGAGATCTAATTGGCGTTTCAATTCGAGAGATAGTTTGACTGTCTCGACCGAATCTAGCCCCAGATGTGCGTGGATGAGAGTGTCTTGGGCGATCGTGTTTTCAGGAATGCCCAAACCGACCAAAATCGCTTTGAGCGTATCCATTACCGTTAAGTCGTTCGTTCCTGTCATAGCGCATGATGAGTTTAAATTTTGAATTGTAAATTATGGCTGTGAAGTAGTATTGACTCTTACTCTCACTAAGCAGAGTAAGATAATCCGACGCTCGGACTGCCAAAATGCTGGCATCGATTTGGCAAAGCCAACGCTACGCGAACGGCAGATGAGAGCACGAACATGGGGAAGTACTGGAAAATCCCGGATTGGAGCGGTAACGCCAATAGTTTTTGCAATCGAACTAAAGAGCGCGCTCTCAACTATTGAGAATTATTTTTGATAACTAGAAAGAGTCTAGTACATTTTCTTGATTTTTGGCAAGTATGTTCGATCGCTTAATTCCGCAGCCATAATTGCCAAATAACCGATAGAAGTAGCTCTAATTGCTTGCAGCTAGTGTTTTCAACCCGATCCCATACTTTAGATGACCATTTGAAATTAGGCTCGCTCTGCGACATCGCTCGGCGATCGTCGCTAGTATCCAACCCCAGTTTTTGTAAATAGGGGAGCTATTATTTGCATACAATTCTCAATTTAGGAGATCGATCGCTCTGATAGCGTAATTATTTTTGGATGCAAGTTAATAGGTCGTTTAATTTGAGGAGCCTGCGGATCTCGATGCTTTAGATTTATCAGTTAGTTGGCGAAGATAAGTCCATCGATCGATTGCTGCCGATCTGTTAAATGTCAATCTATAGACTTGGCTAGAATCTATCCCCCATAGTAATTTTAGCGATCGACAATCGACATCGTTGCGGGTAATAAGTTCTCTTAATTCGGTTTCCGATAGTGGCATATTAAGCTTCTTTTAGACTAAATGTTTACCCGCTTCATAATATTGATGCCACCTCTCTCCCTTACGGCCCTTCACCACGAGATTGAAATAGTGCTGAAGTTTTTTCACATCTTCAACCGAATCCTTAATCGCACTCCCCAACAAACTTTGAACTAAATGCTCCGCTGTCACCTGCGCGTCGTTATAGTAAAAACCATGCATCCCAGCGGCATAGCCCACAGAGACGGCTTCGGCAGTACTCATGACGGTACTGAGTGGCTCCAAAGCCTTGCCATCGCTGGTTTTACTCGTCCGCAGTTCGTGGAAGGTGGTAACGAGGATTTCTGTCAGTTCTGGGGGCAATGTCAGGGGAATATTAGCTTGGGCGAGGAGTTTGTCGGTTTGAGTTTGGACGAGTTCGAGTTCTTGGCGGAGATTATTAATCGGTGGAATCGTTTCAAAATTAAAGCGGCGTTTGAGAGCGGCACTCATTTCATTCACTCCCCGATCGCGGGTACTCGCCGTCGCAATTACATTAAAACCCATCTGGGCGTACAGATTGCGCCCCTCATCTTCCATTTCGGGAATTGCCATCACGCGATCGCTCAAAATCGAAAGCAAGGTATCCTGCATTTCCAAGGGACAGCGGGTAATTTCTTCAAACCGGACGATTTTACCCTGTTGCATTCCCCGATGGAGTGGGGCGGGGACTAAGGCTCGATCGGTTGCACCTTCGGCTAATAATAGGGCATAGT harbors:
- a CDS encoding phosphopantetheine-binding protein, which codes for MTGTNDLTVMDTLKAILVGLGIPENTIAQDTLIHAHLGLDSVETVKLSLELKRQLDLDLKLGTRQDLTLAEICQMVVAPSPARSS
- a CDS encoding ATP-binding protein, translating into MPPKTKKSPTLSQIQRPPAEILHAAELQQLRDRDGIAPRPQNWQLTPRSVLDFILGNADLKIAPKFVGTRSLLERCIVALATNRGLMLIGEPGTAKSYLSELLAAAISNDSTLTIQGSAGTTEDAMKYSWNYALLLAEGATDRALVPAPLHRGMQQGKIVRFEEITRCPLEMQDTLLSILSDRVMAIPEMEDEGRNLYAQMGFNVIATASTRDRGVNEMSAALKRRFNFETIPPINNLRQELELVQTQTDKLLAQANIPLTLPPELTEILVTTFHELRTSKTSDGKALEPLSTVMSTAEAVSVGYAAGMHGFYYNDAQVTAEHLVQSLLGSAIKDSVEDVKKLQHYFNLVVKGRKGERWHQYYEAGKHLV